A genomic stretch from Hermetia illucens chromosome 7, iHerIll2.2.curated.20191125, whole genome shotgun sequence includes:
- the LOC119661012 gene encoding probable transcriptional regulatory protein Fnod_1106, with protein MALSSPLRRSLRGAYCFLPVLCQQSSYIHTTESCAAGHSKWANIRHIKAAKDGQRAILFSRLVRQIRMAIQEGGSPNPQINSVLRYAIDDAIKKNMPMSTVQTTIKRFEESQGQLKKHCLEIKIVNTPIYMVCVLYTDNLAGLRMQLTPVLKKSGGAFIDARHLFEGRGVIETTITDQVMERSVETKLNEICTDDAIECGAEEVEVVSEVAGSVNFFCDPVELNKVSRALVDRGYRVESAEHVFIPKTPVKVSESDQILCDTVRDKLKAFDGVDEVYDNIYFE; from the exons ATGGCACTTTCCTCGCCATTGAGACGGAGCCTTCGCGGCGCCTATTGTTTCCTACCTGTATTGTGCCAACAAAGTAGTTACATTCATACAACAGAGTCATGTGCTGCCGGCCATTCAAAATGGGCAAATATTCGTCATATCAAGGCGGCAAAAGATGGACAACGAGCGATCCTTTTCAGCCGCCTGGTGCGGCAAATACGCATGGCAATCCAAG AAGGTGGTTCCCCAAACCCGCAAATTAACTCAGTTCTCCGATACGCCATCGACGATGCCATAAAAAAGAACATGCCAATGTCCACAGTTCAAACAACAATCAAACGATTTGAGGAGTCTCAGGGGCAATTAAAAAAGCATTGTCTGGAAATCAAAATAGTCAACACACCGATCTACATGGTTTGCGTCCTATATACAGACAATTTGGCGGGATTACGAATGCAACTGACGCCAGTTCTGAAAAAATCGGG TGGTGCCTTCATCGATGCACGGCATTTATTCGAAGGTCGCGGTGTAATTGAAACAACAATAACTGATCAGGTTATGGAACGATCGGTCGAAACAAAATTGAATGAGATCTGTACAGACGACGCCATTGAATGTGGCGCCGAAGAAGTGGAAGTTGTCAGTGAAGTCGCCGGTAGTGTTAAT TTCTTCTGTGATCCTGTGGAATTAAACAAAGTTAGCCGTGCCCTAGTTGATCGTGGTTATCGGGTAGAAAGTGCTGAGcatgttttcataccgaaaacgcCAGTAAAGGTCAGCGAAAGTGATCAAATATTATGTGACACAGTTCGTGATAAATTGAAAGCATTCGACGGCGTTGATGAAGTGTACGATAATATATATTTCGAGTAA
- the LOC119661014 gene encoding ADP-ribosylation factor 2 — protein sequence MGLTISSLFTRLFGKQQMRILMVGLDAAGKTTILYKLKLGEIVTTIPTIGFNVETVEYKNICFTVWDVGGQDKIRPLWRHYFQNTQGLIFVVDSNDRERIVEAENELKNMLQEDELRDAVLLVFANKQDLPNAMNAAELTEKLNLNQLRNRRWYIQATCATQGHGLYEGLDWLSNELAKK from the exons ATGGGTTTGACTATATCGAGTCTATTCACACGACTGTTCGGCAAACAACAAATGCGGATTCTTATGG TCGGGCTGGATGCAGCGGGTAAAACAACAATTCTATACAAATTGAAATTGGGCGAGATCGTGACCACAATTCCAACGATCGGTTTCAATGTGGAGACGGTCGAATACAAGAATATCTGCTTTACCGTGTGGGATGTCGGCGGCCAGGATAAAATCCGACCTTTATGGCGTCATTACTTCCAAAATACGCAAGGTCTGATATTCGTAGTGGATTCAAATGACCGCGAACGAATTGTAGAAGCTGAGAATGAACTGAAAAACATG CTTCAAGAAGATGAACTCCGGGACGCTGTATTACTTGTGTTTGCTAACAAACAGGATCTCCCGAATGCAATGAATGCCGCCGAGCTgacagaaaaattaaatttaaatcaatTAAGGAACCGACGT TGGTACATCCAAGCGACGTGCGCCACACAGGGACATGGACTATACGAAGGACTCGATTGGCTATCAAATGAATTAGCTAAGAAATGA
- the LOC119661011 gene encoding probable E3 ubiquitin-protein ligase makorin-1 — protein MASIVAAANNDDRVHLICRFYTRGMCRFGNLCRFIHPDPSQPTAAGVDGGSQPASNRLHDSHTAAATTSAQTDPKKWVLAPVFVPKNQQRISIEPGSSSSNDNCKDEASASSTTYAAVVVGPGGTVVQSDVSSEETTTTCPYQFNCPYGDMCTYEHNQMCEMCGRYSLHPTDKEQRKSHIALCIQQHEKDMELSFAIARSKDKTCGICFEIIMEKSGREQRFGILPNCNHIFCLECIRKWRQAKQFDNKIIRACPECRIPSDYVCPSAFWVETKDEKEKLITDYKKALGEKDCKYFKKGEGKCPFGNKCFYKHALPGGERVDVGVPKRNKRKIQRADDEILDLFDLYLWDFVDRREFHWLEILSNFTDSGDSDWSEDFE, from the exons ATGGCTTCGATCGTTGCTGCGGCTAACAATGATGATCGCGTTCACTTGATTTGTCGTTTTTACACACGCGGCATGTGTCGGTTTGGTAATTTGTGCCGATTTATTCACCCTGACCCATCTCAACCTACAGCAGCTGGCGTTGATGGAGGCAGCCAGCCGGCTTCAAATAGATTGCATGACTCTCATACAGCCGCGGCTACAACGTCTGCTCAGACAGACCCGAAGAAATGGGTACTTGCACCGGTCTTTGTACCGAAAAATCAGCAGAGAATAAGTATCGAGCCTGGAAGCAGTAGTTCGAACGATAACTGCAAGGATGAGGCTTCAGCCAGTTCAACAACATACGCCGCTGTTGTGGTGGGTCCTGGCGGAACGGTAGTACAATCGGATGTCAGCTCAGAGGAGACGACGACAACCTGCCCGTACCAATTTAATTGTCCTTACGGCGACATGTGTACATATGAGCACAATCAAATGTGTGAAATGTGCGGTCGCTATAGTCTCCATCCGACGGACAAGGAACAGCGAAAATCGCATATTGCCCTTTGCATACAACAGCACGAGAAAGACATGGAACTGTCGTTTGCTATAGCTCGTTCCAAAGACAAAACTTGCGGCATATGCTTCGAGATAATCATGGAGAAAAGTGGACGCGAGCAACGATTCGGGATACTACCAAATTGCAATCATATTTTCTGTCTGGAATGCATACGGAAGTGGCGACAAGCGAAGCAGTTCGACAACAAAATTATTCG TGCATGCCCTGAATGTCGTATCCCATCCGATTATGTTTGTCCGAGTGCCTTCTGGGTTGAAACGAAAGATGAGAAAGAGAAGCTGATCACCGACTATAAAAAGGCTTTAGGAGAAAAAGAttgcaaatatttcaaaaag GGCGAAGGGAAGTGTCCATTTGGcaataaatgtttttataagcATGCTCTCCCGGGTGGCGAGCGAGTCGACGTCGGCGTACCAAAAcgaaacaaaaggaaaattcaACGAGCAgatgatgagattttggatcTTTTCGAT TTATATTTATGGGATTTCGTTGATCGTCGTGAATTTCACTGGCTTGAAATTCTATCAAATTTCACAGATAGCGGAGACTCCGATTGGTCAGAAGATTTCGAATAA
- the LOC119660771 gene encoding ubiquitin-conjugating enzyme E2 N, translating to MAALPRRIIKETQRLLQEPVPGISAVPDESNARYFHVIVTGPEDSPFEGGLFKLELFLPEDYPMSAPKVRFITKIYHPNIDRLGRICLDILKDKWSPALQIRTVLLSIQALLSAPNPDDPLANDVAELWKVNEAEAIRNAREWTQRYAMDN from the coding sequence ATGGCTGCATTGCCACGACGGATAATTAAGGAAACGCAACGCCTCCTCCAGGAACCTGTGCCCGGCATCAGTGCCGTCCCGGATGAATCGAATGCTCGCTACTTTCATGTAATTGTTACCGGACCGGAAGATTCACCCTTCGAGGGTGGTCTCTTCAAATTGGAATTATTTCTGCCCGAGGATTATCCAATGTCGGCACCAAAAGTCCGTTTCATAACAAAAATCTATCATCCAAATATTGATCGTTTAGGTAGAATATGCTTAGATATACTAAAAGATAAATGGAGTCCGGCGTTACAAATAAGAACCGTATTGCTATCTATTCAAGCTTTATTAAGTGCCCCAAATCCGGATGATCCTCTCGCCAATGACGTTGCCGAATTATGGAAAGTAAATGAGGCAGAAGCAATAAGAAATGCCCGCGAATGGACTCAGCGATACGCTATGGATAATTGA